A stretch of the Sphingobacterium thalpophilum genome encodes the following:
- a CDS encoding YpdA family putative bacillithiol disulfide reductase has product MSESKASSYDIIIVGGGPIGLACALEAKQANLTYLILEKGCLVNSLYNYPQNMTFFSSSERLEIGGIPFVTTNPKPRRVEALEYYRRIQQKFELQTQLFEEVLDIKKNEAGDFQVQSNKAVYVAKKVIIATGFYDIPMLLNIPGEELPKVRHYYNDPHYYSGQKVIVVGASNSSIDAALETYRKGAQVTLVIRGNEISPRVKYWVRPDIENRIAAGEITVFYNSQLTAVTETQAFIRTETETVVLDNDFVLALTGYRPNFDFLRKIGVAIPQQAPCIPSHNEQTMETNITGLYLAGVVCGGLNTHLWFIENSRIHAKQILSHIQSKDN; this is encoded by the coding sequence ATGAGCGAAAGTAAAGCATCAAGCTACGACATTATTATTGTTGGCGGCGGCCCCATCGGTCTGGCCTGTGCACTGGAAGCCAAACAGGCCAATCTAACATATCTTATACTGGAAAAAGGCTGCCTGGTCAACTCTCTGTACAACTACCCCCAAAATATGACCTTTTTCTCCTCCTCCGAACGTCTGGAAATAGGTGGCATTCCGTTTGTAACAACCAATCCCAAACCACGAAGGGTCGAAGCTCTGGAATATTATAGACGCATACAACAAAAATTCGAACTGCAGACACAACTATTCGAGGAAGTACTCGATATCAAAAAAAATGAGGCAGGCGATTTCCAGGTTCAGAGCAATAAAGCTGTTTACGTTGCCAAAAAGGTTATTATCGCGACCGGTTTTTATGATATCCCCATGTTGCTTAATATCCCCGGCGAAGAGTTACCCAAAGTGAGACACTATTACAATGATCCGCACTATTATAGCGGACAAAAGGTTATCGTGGTAGGCGCCAGCAATTCGTCCATTGACGCAGCACTGGAAACTTACCGTAAGGGAGCTCAGGTTACCCTGGTAATCCGGGGTAACGAAATCAGCCCACGGGTGAAATACTGGGTCAGACCGGATATCGAAAATAGAATTGCTGCCGGAGAGATCACCGTCTTCTACAATAGCCAGCTGACTGCAGTTACCGAAACTCAAGCTTTTATCCGAACTGAAACCGAAACAGTCGTGCTGGACAACGATTTTGTGCTGGCCTTAACTGGATATCGCCCAAATTTTGATTTTCTAAGAAAGATTGGTGTTGCTATCCCCCAGCAGGCCCCTTGCATCCCCAGCCATAACGAACAAACGATGGAGACAAATATAACAGGTTTATATCTGGCTGGAGTAGTATGTGGCGGCTTAAATACACACCTCTGGTTTATCGAAAACTCCCGAATCCATGCTAAGCAGATCTTGAGCCATATACAGTCTAAGGATAATTAA
- the murB gene encoding UDP-N-acetylmuramate dehydrogenase produces MELNIQSDISLKAFNTFGIEEKTNFLIEVNDNETLTEIFKKGIFEQQFFVLGAGSNVLFTKHFQGYIIRMTSKGITARSEDYHVYVTAKAGEIWDEFVWYCINNNYAGIENMALIPGTVGASPVQNIGAYGAELMYVFHSCEAFDTQTGTFTTFQKEDCNFSYRDSIFKTEHKGRFIITEVTYKLSLTPKINTSYGAIESELAKQRINEPSIADIARVVSKIRVEKLPDPSTVGNAGSFFKNPVISLTDFQTLQKLYPTIPHYPMPDNQTKLAAGWLIEQCGWKGKAYGRAGVWKNQALVLINRQHASGQEIYELSERIIHDVQDKFGIGLEREVNLL; encoded by the coding sequence ATGGAATTAAACATTCAGTCGGATATATCTCTAAAAGCCTTCAATACATTTGGAATAGAAGAAAAGACAAATTTCCTGATCGAAGTAAATGACAATGAAACATTGACCGAAATTTTTAAAAAAGGAATTTTTGAACAGCAGTTTTTCGTCTTGGGAGCCGGCAGCAACGTACTGTTTACCAAACATTTCCAAGGCTATATCATTCGCATGACGAGCAAAGGCATAACCGCCAGATCAGAAGATTACCATGTGTATGTGACGGCCAAAGCCGGTGAGATCTGGGACGAGTTTGTATGGTACTGCATAAACAACAACTATGCGGGCATCGAAAATATGGCTCTTATACCCGGCACGGTGGGTGCCTCGCCCGTGCAGAATATAGGCGCTTACGGAGCTGAACTTATGTACGTGTTTCATAGTTGTGAGGCTTTTGATACGCAAACTGGAACATTTACGACATTTCAGAAGGAAGACTGCAACTTCTCCTACCGCGACAGCATTTTTAAAACCGAACACAAAGGACGCTTTATTATTACAGAAGTTACCTATAAACTGAGCCTGACGCCTAAAATCAATACCAGCTACGGTGCCATCGAAAGCGAGCTAGCCAAGCAACGTATCAATGAGCCTTCAATAGCTGACATCGCAAGGGTCGTTTCCAAAATTCGCGTGGAGAAACTACCGGATCCCAGTACAGTCGGCAATGCCGGAAGCTTCTTTAAAAATCCGGTGATTTCGCTTACGGATTTCCAGACTTTACAAAAGCTGTACCCGACCATCCCGCATTATCCCATGCCCGATAACCAAACAAAACTGGCAGCTGGTTGGTTAATCGAGCAGTGTGGATGGAAAGGCAAGGCCTATGGCCGAGCCGGTGTCTGGAAAAATCAGGCGCTTGTACTAATAAACAGACAACATGCAAGCGGTCAGGAGATTTACGAACTTTCTGAACGGATCATCCATGATGTGCAAGATAAATTTGGGATCGGTCTCGAGCGAGAGGTTAATTTATTGTAA
- a CDS encoding TetR/AcrR family transcriptional regulator yields the protein MGNADVKRIKILEAATRRFAHFGMAKTTMSEIAKDLNFSKALLYYYFPDKNSLYSAVFEYVIDKMIEEIEEVIDRGGNFEEIMMYSIDMRVKIINQYYNLFEYTMKMVKELPDELERVFKESYLREVEIIEKILQLGVDAQEIHVDDLNETARILLYSLFGMRMGILKDMKNMLFPTKEEFDHILSLQKKMMKIFLNGLRYQRG from the coding sequence ATGGGTAATGCGGATGTAAAAAGAATCAAAATTCTTGAAGCAGCAACAAGACGCTTTGCGCACTTCGGAATGGCTAAGACAACGATGTCGGAAATAGCCAAAGATCTTAATTTTTCAAAAGCACTGCTTTATTATTATTTTCCAGATAAGAACAGTTTATACTCTGCTGTTTTTGAATACGTTATTGATAAGATGATCGAAGAGATCGAAGAGGTCATAGATCGAGGGGGCAACTTTGAAGAGATCATGATGTACTCTATTGATATGCGTGTCAAAATTATCAATCAATATTACAATTTGTTTGAATACACCATGAAAATGGTCAAGGAGCTTCCGGATGAACTGGAACGAGTATTCAAAGAATCCTACCTGCGGGAAGTTGAAATTATCGAAAAGATTCTTCAGCTTGGTGTCGATGCACAGGAAATCCATGTAGATGATCTCAATGAGACCGCCCGTATCTTATTATACTCATTGTTTGGTATGCGTATGGGCATCCTCAAGGACATGAAGAATATGCTGTTCCCGACCAAAGAAGAATTCGATCATATTCTCAGTTTGCAGAAGAAAATGATGAAAATCTTCCTGAATGGCCTACGTTATCAGCGAGGTTAA